In Zea mays cultivar B73 chromosome 7, Zm-B73-REFERENCE-NAM-5.0, whole genome shotgun sequence, the following proteins share a genomic window:
- the LOC103632723 gene encoding protein FAR-RED IMPAIRED RESPONSE 1-like: protein MVYNGMQLDGMKCYIVHTMENYVGHHTTYMLWIYVHTDIFYLFAQEVTIDPRLVPKVGMTFSGVDEAYQFYSRYAYEVGFPLKKYRELKNCKWLNCSMEGKSVVRGISNPKVRNTSSKRTQCKAGMKLKKIYDDAKETVISVRIDLLHLDHNHEFFKKDIEKNQLQCNKTHDPEYMEFISSMQESRIPQHCIMDYVSEMHGSPESVPVTAQDMYNLKKAKQRERNANDVTKLLSFFASCKKDNPQFFSDFQLDKEGKILSIFWSHASQQGDYMDFGDAVTFDTTHKTNLYEKPLGMFVGSNHHLHCTIFAFALFGDETVDTFEWAFNAFKTCMGIKGPRVMLPDQDPAMPVALERVFPHTIHRLCLWHVQNRYMPFLNELYARFE from the exons ATGGTATACAATGGAATGCAGCTAGATGGTATGAAATGTTATATTGTGCATACGATGGAAAATTATGTAGGACACCATACAACATACATGTTATGGATATATGTACATACagatatattttatttatttgcaCAGGAAGTTACAATTGATCCGAGGTTGGTACCTAAAGTTGGTATGACATTCAGTGGTGTGGATGAAGCATATCAATTTTATAGtaggtatgcatatgaagttggctTCCCATTGAAAAAGTATAGGGAACTGAAAAATTGTAAGTGGTTGAATTGCTCGATGGAAGGAAAGAGTGTAGTAAGGGGAATATCAAACCCAAAGGTACGTAATACCAGCTCGAAGCGGACACAATGCAAGGCCGGTATGAAACTTAAAAAAATTTATGATGATGCCAAAGAGACAGTTATATCAGTGCGTATTGATTTGTTGCACTTGGATCATAATCATGAATTTTTTAAGAAGGATATAGAAAAGAATCAATTACAATGCAACAAGACGCATGATCCTGAATACATGGAGTTCATAAGTTCAATGCAGGAGAGTCGAATCCCGCAACATTGTATTATGGATTATGTTTCAGAAATGCACGGTAGTCCTGAGAGTGTGCCTGTAACAGCACAGGACATGTATAACCT GAAAAAGGCAAAGCAACGAGAGagaaatgcaaatgatgtgacAAAGCTACTATCTTTTTTTGCATCATGCAAAAAggataatccacaatttttctcTGACTTCCAATTGGATAAAGAAGGAAAGATTTTGAGCATATTTTGGTCACATGCAAGCCAGCAAGGGGACTACATGGATTTTGGTGATGCAGTTACATTTGACACAACACATAAGACTAATCTGTATGAAAAACCACTAGGTATGTTTGTTGGTTCGAATCACCACCTCCATTGCACCATATTTGCTTTCGCATTATTTGGGGATGAAACTGTTGATACATTTGAATGGGCATTCAACGccttcaaaacatgcatgggaaTCAAAGGGCCACGAGTGATGCTGCCAG atcaagatcctgcaatgccagTAGCACTCGAGAGGGTTTTCCCACACACAATACATCGGTTGTGTCTATGGCATGTGCAAAATAGGTATATGCCTTTTCTAAACGAGTTGTATGCAAGGTTTGAGTAA